One stretch of Passer domesticus isolate bPasDom1 chromosome 2, bPasDom1.hap1, whole genome shotgun sequence DNA includes these proteins:
- the NIT2 gene encoding omega-amidase NIT2 isoform X2, with the protein MRAAGAAMASFRLALIQLHVSAVKSDNLQRACGLVREASAKGAKLVALPECFNSPYGTQYFKEYAEKIPGESTQKLSEVAKECSIYLIGGSIPEEDGGKLYNTCTVFGPDGALLAKHRKVHLFDINVPGKIQFKESETLSPGNSFSMFDTPYCKVGLGICYDMRFAEMAQIYGQKGCQLLIYPGAFNMTTGPAHWELLQRGRAVDNQLYVATVSPARDEKASYVAWGHSTVVNPWGEVIAKAGAEETVVYTDIDLKKLAEIRQQIPILNQKRSDLYGVEMKK; encoded by the exons ATGCGCGCGGCCGGCGCAGCCATGGCGT CCTTCCGCCTTGCTCTTATCCAGCTCCATGTATCTGCTGTTAAATCAGATAATCTCCAGCGAGCCTGTGGTCTGGTGAGAGAAGCATCAGCTAAAGGAGCAAAACTCGTGGCTCTGCCT GAATGCTTTAATTCTCCATATGGAACCCAGTACTTTAAGGAGTATGCAGAGAAGATCCCTGGGGAATCAACACAAAAGCTGTCAGAAGTTGCAAAGGAGTGCAGCATTTATCTCATTGGAG GATCCATTCCAGAAGAGGATGGTGGAAAGCTCTATAATACATGTACTGTCTTTGGGCCTGATGGTGCTCTTCTGGCAAAGCATAGGAAG GTTCATTTGTTTGACATTAATGTTCCTGGGAAGATACAGTTCAAAGAGTCTGAAACACTGAGTCCAGGGAATAGTTTCTCCATGTTTGACACAC CATACTGCAAAGTGGGCCTGGGCATCTGCTATGATATGAGATTTGCTGAGATGGCTCAAATCTACGGCCAGAAAG GTTGCCAGCTGCTGATATATCCAGGGGCTTTTAACATGACAACAGGACCAGCTCATTGGGAACTCTTACAAAGGGGAAG AGCTGTTGATAATCAACTCTATGTAGCTACTGTATCTCCTGCTAGAGACGAAAAAGCATCCTATGttgcctggggacacagcactgTAGTAAATCCATG GGGTGAAGTCATAGCCAAAGCTGGGGCTGAGGAAACAGTTGTATACACAGATATAG ATCTAAAGAAGCTTGCAGAAATACGTCAGCAGATTCCTATTTTAAACCAGAAGCGTTCTGATCTCTATGGTGTAGAGATGAAAAAGTGA
- the NIT2 gene encoding omega-amidase NIT2 isoform X1 gives MCMLHCEDNKYSRSLRSTASKATGTFRLALIQLHVSAVKSDNLQRACGLVREASAKGAKLVALPECFNSPYGTQYFKEYAEKIPGESTQKLSEVAKECSIYLIGGSIPEEDGGKLYNTCTVFGPDGALLAKHRKVHLFDINVPGKIQFKESETLSPGNSFSMFDTPYCKVGLGICYDMRFAEMAQIYGQKGCQLLIYPGAFNMTTGPAHWELLQRGRAVDNQLYVATVSPARDEKASYVAWGHSTVVNPWGEVIAKAGAEETVVYTDIDLKKLAEIRQQIPILNQKRSDLYGVEMKK, from the exons ATGTGTATGCTGCACTGTGAGGACAACAAATACAGCAGATCTTTGAGATCTACAGCAAGTAAAGCAACAGGAA CCTTCCGCCTTGCTCTTATCCAGCTCCATGTATCTGCTGTTAAATCAGATAATCTCCAGCGAGCCTGTGGTCTGGTGAGAGAAGCATCAGCTAAAGGAGCAAAACTCGTGGCTCTGCCT GAATGCTTTAATTCTCCATATGGAACCCAGTACTTTAAGGAGTATGCAGAGAAGATCCCTGGGGAATCAACACAAAAGCTGTCAGAAGTTGCAAAGGAGTGCAGCATTTATCTCATTGGAG GATCCATTCCAGAAGAGGATGGTGGAAAGCTCTATAATACATGTACTGTCTTTGGGCCTGATGGTGCTCTTCTGGCAAAGCATAGGAAG GTTCATTTGTTTGACATTAATGTTCCTGGGAAGATACAGTTCAAAGAGTCTGAAACACTGAGTCCAGGGAATAGTTTCTCCATGTTTGACACAC CATACTGCAAAGTGGGCCTGGGCATCTGCTATGATATGAGATTTGCTGAGATGGCTCAAATCTACGGCCAGAAAG GTTGCCAGCTGCTGATATATCCAGGGGCTTTTAACATGACAACAGGACCAGCTCATTGGGAACTCTTACAAAGGGGAAG AGCTGTTGATAATCAACTCTATGTAGCTACTGTATCTCCTGCTAGAGACGAAAAAGCATCCTATGttgcctggggacacagcactgTAGTAAATCCATG GGGTGAAGTCATAGCCAAAGCTGGGGCTGAGGAAACAGTTGTATACACAGATATAG ATCTAAAGAAGCTTGCAGAAATACGTCAGCAGATTCCTATTTTAAACCAGAAGCGTTCTGATCTCTATGGTGTAGAGATGAAAAAGTGA